A genomic segment from Juglans regia cultivar Chandler chromosome 14, Walnut 2.0, whole genome shotgun sequence encodes:
- the LOC109014008 gene encoding 5-methyltetrahydropteroyltriglutamate--homocysteine methyltransferase-like has protein sequence MNQVFSLHRLAPCFTSLGLLSQGPLSSSLFFSTANNRPSFLRFFIRSRAMASHIVGYPRMGPKRELKFALESFWDGKNNAGELQKVAADLRSSIWKQMADAGIKHIPSNTFSYYDQVLDATAMLGAVPPRYGWNGGEIDFDVYFSMARGNASVPAMEMTKWFDTNYHYIVPELGPDVKFSYASHKAVDEFKEAKALGVETVPVLIGPVSYLLLSKPVKGLEKSFSLLSLIDKILPIYKEVVTELKASGATWIQFDEPTLVMDLDSHQLQAFTHAYSELESTLAGLHVLIETYFADVPANAYKTLTSLKGVDGYGFDLVRGPQTLDLIKGGFPSGKYLFAGVVDGRNIWANDFASSLNTLQTLESIVGKDRIVVSTSCSLLHTAVDLVNETKLDKEIKSWLAFAAQKVVEVNALAKALSGHEDEGFFSANAVAQASRKSSPRVTNEAVQKAAAALKGCDHRRATDVSSRLVAQQKKLNLPILPTTTIGSFPQTLELRRIRREYKAKKISEEDYVKAIKEEINKVVKLQEELDIDVLVHGEPERNDMVEYFGEQLSGFAFTVNGWVQSYGSRCVKPPIIYGDVSRPKPMTVFWSSTAQSYTKRPMKGMLTGPVTILNWSFVRNDQPRSETCYQIALAIKDEVEDLEKAGITVIQIDEAALREGLPLRKSEQAFYLNWAVHSFRITNTGIQDTTQIHTHMCYSNFNDIIHSIIDMDADVITIENSRSDEKLLSVFREGVKYGAGIGPGVYDIHSPRIPSSEEIADRINKMLAVLESNILWVNPDCGLKTRKYAEVKPALSNMVAAAKLLRSQLASSK, from the exons ATGAACCAAGTCTTCTCCCTTCACAGACTCGCGCCGTGCTTCACTTCTCTGGGACTGTTGTCACAAGGCCCTCTCTCCTCATCCCTCTTTTTCTCTACTGCAAACAACCGGCCCTCTTTCCTTCGCTTCTTCATCCGTTCTAG GGCTATGGCATCCCACATTGTTGGTTATCCGCGCATGGGGCCCAAGAGAGAGCTTAAGTTTGCCTTGGAATCTTTTTGGGACGGGAAGAACAATGCCGGGGAATTGCAAAAAGTGGCTGCAGATCTCAGGTCATCCATCTGGAAGCAGATGGCTGATGCTGGAATCAAGCACATTCCTAGCAACACCTTCTCATATTATGATCAAGTGTTAGACGCCACAGCCATGCTTGGGGCTGTTCCTCCTAGATATGGTTGGAATGGCGGTGAGATTGACTTTGATGTATATTTCTCTATGGCTAGGGGAAATGCCTCTGTACCTGCCATGGAAATGACCAAGTGGTTTGACACCAACTA CCATTACATTGTCCCGGAATTGGGACCAGATGTTAAGTTTTCTTATGCATCTCACAAGGCTGTTGATGAATTCAAGGAGGCTAAAGCT CTTGGAGTTGAAACTGTTCCAGTCCTTATAGGTCCTGTCTCGTACTTGCTGTTATCGAAACCAGTGAAGGGTCTCGAGAAATCCTTTTCCCTCCTCTCCCTAATTGACAAGATTCTTCCCATCTATAA AGAGGTTGTGACTGAACTAAAGGCATCTGGTGCTACTTGGATCCAGTTTGATGAGCCTACCCTTGTAATGGATCTTGATTCTCATCAATTGCAAGCCTTTACACATGCCTACTCAGAGCTAGAGTCAACTTTAGCAGGATTACATGTTTTGATTGAGACATACTTCGCCGATGTTCCAGCCAATGCATACAAGACACTTACGTCTTTGAAGGGTGTGGATGGTTATGGTTTTGACCTAGTTCGTGGACCACAGACCCTTGATTTGATCAAGGGTGGATTTCCTTCGGGCAAGTACCTCTTTGCTGGCGTGGTTGATGGGAGGAATATATGGGCAAATGATTTTGCATCTTCACTTAATACCCTACAGACTCTTGAGAGCATTGTTGGAAAAG ACAGGATTGTTGTGTCAACATCCTGCTCTCTTCTTCACACTGCGGTTGATCTTGTGAATGAGACAAAGTTGGATAAGGAGATTAAGTCATGGCTTGCATTTGCTGCACAAAAGGTTGTTGAAGTAAACGCTTTGGCCAAGGCATTGTCTGGACACGAGGATGAG GGATTTTTCTCTGCCAATGCTGTGGCTCAGGCTTCCAGAAAATCTTCCCCAAGGGTGACAAATGAGGCTGTCCAAAAAGCC GCTGCTGCTTTGAAGGGCTGTGACCACCGCCGGGCCACAGATGTGAGTAGCAGGTTGGTTGCTCAGCAGAAGAAGCTGAACCTTCCTATTCTTCCAACAACAACAATTGGATCTTTCCCCCAGACATTGGAACTTAGAAGAATCCGCCGGGAGTACAAGGCTAAGAA GATCTCTGAGGAAGATTATGTCAAGGCTATCAAGGAAGAAATTAACAAAGTTGTCAAGCTGCAGGAAGAGCTTGACATTGATGTTTTGGTACATGGAGAGCCAGAG AGGAACGACATGGTTGAGTACTTTGGAGAGCAGTTATCAGGATTTGCCTTCACTGTCAATGGGTGGGTCCAATCTTATGGTTCTCGTTGTGTGAAGCCACCAATCATCTATGGTGATGTGAGCCGCCCCAAGCCCATGACTGTCTTTTGGTCTTCAACGGCTCAAAGTTATACTAAGCGACCTATGAAGGGAATGCTTACTGGCCCTGTTACCATTCTGAACTGGTCCTTTGTGAGAAATGACCAGCCTAG ATCTGAGACCTGCTATCAGATTGCTTTGGCCATTAAGGACGAAGTTGAGGATCTTGAGAAAGCTGGTATCACAGTCATCCAGATTGACGAGGCTGCTCTAAGAGAAGGTTTGCCTCTTAGGAAGTCTGAACAGGCTTTCTACCTAAATTGGGCTGTTCACTCCTTCAGGATCACCAACACTGGCATTCAAGACACTACGCAG ATCCACACCCACATGTGCTACTCAAATTTCAATGACATTATTCACTCGATAATAGACATGGATGCTGATGTGATCACCATTGAGAACTCTAGATCGGATGAGAAGCTTCTTTCGGTCTTCCGTGAGGGAGTGAAATATGGTGCTGGCATTGGACCTGGAGTGTATGACATCCACTCCCCCAGGATCCCCTCTTCAGAAGAAATAGCTGACCGAATCAACAAGATGCTTGCAGTCCTGGAGAGCAACATCCTCTGGGTCAACCCTGATTGTGGCCTCAAGACACGCAAGTACGCCGAAGTCAAGCCAGCTCTCAGCAACATGGTTGCTGCTGCCAAGCTGCTTCGCTCACAGCTGGCCAGTTCCAAGTGA